A genomic stretch from Bacillus sp. E(2018) includes:
- the murB gene encoding UDP-N-acetylmuramate dehydrogenase produces MYKQLAEQLKSEDLGTVLVNEPLKNHTTLKIGGPADLFYEPKDIESLKKALSYIKEANAPIRAIGRGSNLLVADGGIEGVVIKVGEGINHLEKNDNTIRVGGGYSLIPLATVMSREAYTGLEFAAGIPGSVGGAVFMNAGAHGSDMSKIVEKALILLPDGELKWLSNEELKFSYRTSVLQETGGICVEVILVLDKGDKETIMAELKKNKDYRRNTQPWNYPCCGSVFRNPLPNYAGHLIETSGLKGTQIGGAQVSEMHANFIVNTGDAKAKDVLDLISYIQKTIKEKHGVELHTEVEIIGRND; encoded by the coding sequence ATGTATAAGCAATTAGCTGAACAATTAAAAAGTGAAGATTTAGGAACTGTCCTTGTAAATGAACCATTAAAAAATCACACCACATTAAAAATTGGTGGACCAGCAGACCTTTTTTATGAACCGAAAGACATTGAAAGTCTAAAAAAAGCATTAAGTTATATAAAAGAAGCGAACGCACCGATACGTGCAATCGGAAGAGGCTCTAACCTTCTAGTTGCAGATGGAGGCATAGAAGGAGTTGTCATTAAAGTAGGGGAGGGGATCAACCATCTTGAAAAAAATGATAACACTATAAGAGTTGGAGGGGGATATTCACTAATTCCACTTGCCACTGTAATGTCGCGCGAAGCTTATACGGGACTTGAATTTGCAGCAGGTATTCCGGGATCAGTTGGCGGTGCTGTGTTCATGAATGCAGGTGCACACGGGTCAGATATGTCAAAGATCGTTGAGAAAGCTTTGATTTTATTACCTGATGGTGAGCTCAAATGGCTTTCTAATGAAGAACTGAAATTCTCATACCGTACCTCTGTTCTGCAAGAGACAGGTGGAATCTGTGTGGAAGTCATCCTCGTTTTAGATAAAGGTGATAAAGAAACGATCATGGCTGAGCTAAAGAAAAATAAAGATTATCGCAGAAACACTCAACCATGGAACTATCCGTGCTGCGGAAGTGTGTTCCGTAATCCGCTGCCTAATTATGCAGGACATCTCATTGAAACATCGGGACTTAAAGGGACTCAAATTGGTGGAGCACAAGTTTCGGAGATGCACGCTAATTTTATTGTGAATACTGGAGATGCAAAAGCCAAGGACGTGCTGGATCTTATCAGTTATATACAAAAAACGATTAAAGAGAAGCATGGTGTTGAACTTCATACAGAGGTTGAGATCATTGGTAGAAATGATTAA
- the spoVE gene encoding stage V sporulation protein E, producing the protein MPATRSTPDIIMIVVTLMLLSIGIIMVYSASADLGLYKFDDAFFFAKRQLLFAGVGIAAMFFIMNINYMTWRVWSKILLIICFVLLIAVLIPGIGMVRGGARSWIGVGAFSIQPSEFMKLAMITFLAKYLSEHQKKITSLKKGLVPTLGLVMIAFGMIMLQPDLGTGAVMVGTSIVMVFVAGARISHFVGMALIGLVGLAGLIISAPYRIKRITSFLDPWSDPLGSGFQIIQSLYSLGPGGLLGLGLGQSRQKFGYLPEPQTDFIFAILSEELGFIGAVFVLILFSLLLWRGIRIALGAPDLFGSFLAIGIIGMVAIQVMINIGVVTGLMPVTGITLPFLSYGGSSLTLMLASIGVILNISRYSRY; encoded by the coding sequence TTGCCTGCAACGAGATCAACCCCTGATATTATAATGATTGTAGTTACGCTTATGTTGTTATCGATCGGCATAATAATGGTTTATAGTGCTAGTGCAGATCTAGGGCTATACAAGTTTGATGATGCATTCTTTTTTGCAAAGCGACAATTGTTATTTGCCGGTGTTGGTATAGCAGCGATGTTTTTTATCATGAACATCAACTACATGACGTGGAGAGTCTGGTCAAAGATTCTTCTCATTATTTGTTTTGTATTATTGATCGCGGTTCTTATACCAGGGATTGGTATGGTGCGTGGTGGTGCTAGAAGTTGGATCGGTGTAGGTGCTTTTTCCATTCAGCCGTCTGAATTTATGAAACTAGCCATGATTACATTCCTGGCTAAGTATTTATCAGAGCATCAAAAAAAGATTACTTCTCTAAAAAAAGGTTTAGTACCTACTCTTGGATTAGTGATGATCGCATTTGGCATGATTATGCTCCAGCCAGATCTAGGAACAGGTGCCGTAATGGTCGGAACAAGTATCGTAATGGTTTTTGTTGCAGGTGCGCGTATCTCCCATTTCGTTGGGATGGCTTTAATCGGTCTTGTCGGACTTGCGGGATTAATTATTTCTGCTCCTTATCGAATAAAAAGGATTACTTCTTTCCTCGACCCTTGGAGTGACCCTTTAGGCAGCGGATTTCAGATTATCCAGTCTCTCTATTCACTCGGACCAGGTGGATTACTTGGACTAGGTTTAGGTCAGAGTAGACAAAAATTTGGTTACCTACCTGAGCCTCAAACGGATTTTATATTTGCGATCCTCTCAGAGGAACTCGGTTTTATTGGTGCTGTTTTTGTACTAATCCTCTTTAGCCTTCTCTTATGGCGTGGAATCAGGATCGCTTTAGGAGCTCCAGATCTATTCGGTAGCTTTCTAGCGATAGGAATTATAGGGATGGTCGCTATACAGGTGATGATTAATATCGGAGTTGTCACAGGATTGATGCCTGTAACAGGAATAACACTCCCGTTTTTAAGTTATGGAGGATCATCATTAACTTTAATGCTCGCGTCAATTGGAGTCATCCTTAATATTAGCCGGTATTCAAGGTATTAA
- the murD gene encoding UDP-N-acetylmuramoyl-L-alanine--D-glutamate ligase, with product MKDTTFFKNKKILIVGLAKSGFAGAKLLHSFGAHVTVNDKSPREGNVEAEKLEKLGMNVVCGDHPLTLLDDHLDFIVKNPGIPYQNPLIAEAVRRNIPVYTEVEIAGMISDASIIAITGSNGKTTTTTLIGDMLRNSGKTPIVAGNIGTVFSEVAAESTEKDILVAELSSFQLMGTELFKPQIAVFLNLFEAHLDYHGSLDEYGKAKAKITENQDSTDYVIYNADDERVTRLMKDSKAQHIPFSVTKKYEGGVYVEDGVLYFKDQKVIDLSEIVLPGKHNLSNIMAAVAASLLAGATLEQIHQVLTSFPGVKHRLQYVGELNGRRFYNDSKATNILATNAALSAFEQPVILLAGGLDRGNSFDDLLPSLKHVKAIVTFGQTADKLTETAKQAGIETIKRADNVEDAVPLAYSLSEDEDVILLSPACASWDQYKTFEQRGDMFINSVHKLK from the coding sequence ATGAAAGACACAACTTTTTTTAAAAACAAAAAGATTTTAATCGTAGGATTAGCTAAGAGCGGTTTTGCTGGTGCAAAACTGCTTCATTCGTTTGGGGCACATGTAACAGTGAATGACAAGAGCCCTAGAGAAGGTAATGTGGAAGCTGAAAAACTTGAGAAGCTTGGAATGAATGTAGTTTGTGGCGATCATCCGCTAACATTATTAGATGACCACTTAGACTTTATTGTAAAAAATCCAGGAATTCCTTATCAGAACCCTTTGATCGCTGAAGCGGTTAGACGAAACATTCCTGTTTATACAGAAGTGGAAATAGCAGGTATGATATCAGATGCTTCGATTATTGCGATTACAGGCTCAAACGGCAAGACAACAACTACTACACTTATCGGCGATATGTTAAGAAATAGTGGAAAGACACCAATCGTAGCCGGGAATATAGGCACTGTTTTCTCTGAGGTTGCAGCGGAGTCGACAGAAAAAGATATTTTAGTAGCCGAACTATCTAGCTTTCAGTTAATGGGAACAGAGTTATTCAAGCCACAGATTGCCGTTTTTCTGAACCTGTTTGAAGCACATTTAGATTATCACGGTTCTCTTGATGAATATGGAAAAGCAAAAGCTAAGATTACTGAGAACCAAGATTCCACTGATTATGTGATCTATAACGCAGATGATGAACGTGTCACACGTTTGATGAAGGATTCTAAAGCGCAGCATATCCCATTTTCTGTAACAAAGAAATATGAGGGTGGGGTTTATGTTGAAGATGGTGTCCTTTATTTTAAGGACCAAAAAGTTATTGACCTAAGTGAGATCGTGTTACCTGGTAAACACAATTTGTCTAATATTATGGCAGCTGTAGCAGCATCCTTATTAGCCGGTGCTACATTGGAACAGATACATCAAGTTCTAACTTCGTTTCCGGGAGTTAAACACCGTCTGCAATACGTGGGAGAGTTAAACGGAAGACGTTTCTACAATGATTCGAAAGCCACGAACATATTAGCGACGAATGCTGCGTTGTCTGCATTTGAACAACCAGTAATATTACTAGCTGGTGGGCTCGACCGTGGAAATTCATTTGATGATCTGCTTCCGTCTTTAAAACATGTAAAAGCGATCGTTACTTTTGGTCAAACAGCTGATAAGTTAACAGAAACAGCGAAACAGGCAGGAATAGAAACGATAAAACGTGCTGATAATGTGGAAGATGCTGTTCCCCTTGCGTACAGTCTGTCGGAAGATGAAGATGTTATATTGTTATCCCCTGCATGTGCAAGTTGGGATCAATATAAGACATTTGAACAAAGAGGGGACATGTTTATCAACTCTGTGCATAAACTTAAATAA
- the mraY gene encoding phospho-N-acetylmuramoyl-pentapeptide-transferase: MIEQVLLFTLVASFLIAVLSSPFFIPFLRRLKFGQSIRDEGPKSHQKKQGTPTMGGIVIVLALVIATYAMTAKFFAITAETHLLILVTLGYGLIGFLDDFIKVVKKRNLGLTSKQKLVGQLIIAALFFFGLRAIDFSTEISVPGTDFSFDLGWFYPILVVFMLIGASNAVNLTDGLDGLLAGTAAIAFGAFAVLSSTILQFEAAIFCVAVVGAVLGFLVFNAHPAKVFMGDTGSLALGGAISAVAILTKLEILLVIIGGVFVIETLSVMIQVASFKLTRKRVFKMSPLHHHYELSGWSEWRIVVTFWLVGLVFAALGIYLEVWV; encoded by the coding sequence ATGATTGAGCAAGTCTTATTATTTACATTAGTAGCATCCTTCTTGATTGCGGTATTAAGTTCCCCGTTTTTTATCCCGTTTTTAAGAAGATTAAAATTTGGGCAGAGCATCCGTGATGAAGGCCCAAAATCTCACCAAAAAAAGCAGGGAACACCTACAATGGGCGGGATAGTTATCGTCTTAGCCCTAGTTATTGCAACATATGCGATGACTGCAAAGTTTTTTGCTATTACGGCAGAAACTCATCTGCTTATCCTTGTTACATTAGGATACGGACTTATTGGATTCTTAGATGATTTTATTAAAGTAGTAAAGAAGAGAAACCTCGGTTTAACATCAAAACAAAAATTAGTAGGTCAATTGATCATTGCAGCACTTTTCTTCTTTGGATTAAGAGCCATTGATTTCTCAACAGAAATTTCAGTTCCTGGAACAGACTTTTCGTTCGATTTAGGATGGTTTTATCCAATCTTAGTTGTATTCATGCTGATCGGAGCTTCAAATGCGGTAAATCTGACAGATGGATTGGATGGATTGTTAGCCGGAACAGCTGCAATTGCATTTGGTGCGTTTGCTGTTTTGTCTTCTACTATTCTTCAATTTGAAGCAGCCATCTTCTGCGTTGCTGTTGTTGGTGCTGTACTAGGCTTTTTAGTTTTTAATGCACACCCAGCTAAAGTGTTTATGGGAGATACTGGATCACTTGCTTTAGGTGGGGCGATTAGTGCGGTCGCAATCTTAACCAAGCTTGAGATTTTGCTTGTTATTATTGGTGGAGTTTTTGTAATCGAAACACTTTCTGTAATGATTCAAGTAGCTTCATTTAAGTTAACTCGTAAGCGTGTATTTAAGATGAGCCCGCTTCATCATCACTATGAATTGTCAGGCTGGAGTGAATGGCGCATCGTTGTTACATTTTGGCTTGTAGGTTTGGTATTTGCAGCACTAGGAATTTATTTAGAGGTGTGGGTATAG
- the murF gene encoding UDP-N-acetylmuramoyl-tripeptide--D-alanyl-D-alanine ligase: protein MKIDFKELVSLADRTSGKYENLILEGVSKDTRLKSENALYLPIAGERFDGHDFLLNAIQQGCTATVWQEGKDLPEGLPEDFPILYTKDTVTFLQDISKYYLKKINPVVVAVTGSNGKTTTKDMIESVSSENFKTFKTQGNYNNHIGMPLTILAMEDTTEVLILEMGMSNYGEISLLSKIAEPDVAVITNIGESHLEQLGSREGIAKAKLEIADGLKQGGLFIIDGDEPLLSHVKGENVLQVGFGDSNTLKLSNLKTDVHGVTFSLEEGTTVYRIPMLGRHNIKNAAYAIAVGHYLNIEENKILEGLENLKVTSMRLEMKSGKKDTLLINDAYNASPTSMIAALDTLAELKDYINKVAVLGDMYELGSNEEEMHRNIAKHVNETISHVICVGQKGAWIADELKKQKVEGLEVIQCLTKEEAEEPITKLLSNDTAILFKASRGMVLETLVSKFVEKEQESKK, encoded by the coding sequence ATGAAAATAGATTTCAAAGAACTGGTCTCACTAGCAGATCGTACGAGTGGGAAATATGAAAACCTTATATTAGAAGGTGTTTCTAAAGATACAAGGCTTAAAAGTGAGAATGCCCTTTACTTACCGATAGCTGGAGAGCGCTTTGATGGTCATGACTTCTTACTAAATGCGATTCAGCAAGGATGTACAGCTACAGTCTGGCAAGAAGGAAAAGACCTTCCTGAAGGTTTACCAGAAGATTTTCCTATTCTTTACACAAAAGACACTGTGACTTTTTTGCAGGATATCTCTAAATATTACTTGAAGAAGATCAACCCTGTTGTTGTAGCTGTAACGGGTAGTAACGGAAAAACAACGACAAAAGATATGATAGAAAGTGTTTCTTCTGAGAACTTTAAGACCTTTAAAACACAAGGAAATTATAATAATCATATCGGAATGCCTTTGACCATTCTAGCAATGGAAGATACTACAGAAGTTCTGATCCTAGAAATGGGTATGAGCAATTATGGAGAGATATCTCTTTTAAGTAAGATCGCAGAGCCAGATGTTGCTGTTATTACTAATATTGGTGAAAGTCATCTCGAACAACTTGGTAGTCGTGAAGGGATCGCTAAAGCGAAACTTGAAATTGCTGACGGGTTAAAACAAGGCGGACTGTTTATCATCGATGGAGATGAACCGCTTCTTTCACATGTAAAAGGTGAGAACGTATTGCAAGTGGGGTTTGGTGATTCCAACACACTGAAGTTATCTAACCTTAAGACAGATGTCCATGGTGTAACGTTCTCTTTAGAAGAAGGTACAACCGTGTATCGCATACCGATGTTAGGGCGACATAACATAAAGAATGCAGCTTATGCCATAGCTGTAGGCCATTATTTGAATATAGAAGAAAATAAGATACTTGAAGGACTCGAGAACCTTAAAGTTACTTCCATGCGCCTAGAAATGAAAAGCGGCAAGAAGGATACACTTCTTATAAACGATGCCTATAACGCTAGTCCTACGAGTATGATTGCAGCTCTAGATACACTTGCTGAACTGAAGGATTATATTAACAAGGTTGCAGTTCTTGGAGATATGTACGAATTAGGCTCAAATGAAGAAGAGATGCACCGAAACATAGCGAAGCATGTGAATGAAACGATTTCACATGTGATATGTGTGGGGCAAAAAGGTGCTTGGATTGCAGACGAACTAAAGAAACAAAAAGTTGAAGGACTTGAGGTTATTCAATGTCTCACAAAAGAAGAAGCGGAAGAACCAATTACTAAATTATTATCAAATGACACTGCTATTCTTTTTAAAGCATCAAGAGGGATGGTATTAGAAACCCTAGTCTCGAAATTTGTAGAGAAAGAACAGGAGTCGAAAAAATGA
- a CDS encoding UDP-N-acetylmuramoyl-L-alanyl-D-glutamate--2,6-diaminopimelate ligase, which yields MELKELLTYLVNYEMDIQANPEITSIEMDSRKAGKGCLFVCMEGLLFDGHDFAETAANNGAAAILAEKEIDVNIPVIKVKNTKKALAVLADAFYGHPSQKLHLIGITGTNGKTTTSHLIEKVLRDAGKSTGMIGTIEMKIKNQSFKVANTTPDSLFLQNAFYQMTQEKVEAAVMEVSSHALVQGRVWGSDFNIAVFTNLTQDHLDYHKNMEEYQFAKSLLFSQMGNTYNKSDRKVAVLNNDDPASKMFERVTSAQVVSYGIDNDSDVRATNIKIGSQGTTFTLHTPLGSREVTLKLIGKFSVYNVLAATSACLLSGLDLDQILTSLKEVTGVSGRFEPVIAGQDFTVIVDYAHTPDSLENVLRTIKEFATGKITAIVGCGGDRDKTKRPLMAGIAANLADHAIFTSDNPRTEDPLQILKDMEEGVDEGNYVTIPDRKKAIEHAIEQASANDVILIAGKGHETYQIIGKDILEFDDRIVAKEAIKAVKNK from the coding sequence ATGGAATTAAAAGAACTGCTTACATATTTAGTGAACTATGAAATGGATATCCAAGCCAATCCTGAAATTACCTCCATTGAAATGGACTCCAGGAAAGCTGGGAAAGGCTGTCTTTTTGTATGTATGGAAGGACTTCTGTTTGATGGACATGATTTTGCAGAAACCGCTGCGAATAACGGTGCTGCTGCTATTTTAGCTGAGAAAGAAATCGATGTTAACATTCCAGTGATAAAGGTTAAAAACACAAAAAAAGCTCTTGCGGTATTAGCAGATGCTTTTTATGGTCATCCCTCACAAAAACTCCATTTGATCGGAATTACTGGTACGAATGGAAAGACGACAACTTCACATCTCATTGAAAAAGTTTTAAGAGATGCTGGAAAAAGTACGGGAATGATCGGCACGATTGAAATGAAGATAAAAAATCAAAGCTTTAAGGTAGCGAATACTACACCTGATTCATTATTTTTGCAGAATGCCTTTTATCAAATGACGCAAGAAAAAGTGGAGGCTGCTGTAATGGAAGTCTCTTCACATGCACTCGTTCAAGGAAGAGTATGGGGAAGTGATTTTAATATTGCTGTTTTCACAAACCTGACACAAGACCATTTGGACTACCATAAAAATATGGAAGAATACCAGTTCGCAAAGAGTCTTCTGTTTTCTCAAATGGGTAATACTTATAACAAATCAGATCGTAAAGTTGCTGTGCTTAATAACGACGATCCGGCATCAAAGATGTTTGAAAGAGTAACTTCGGCACAGGTCGTTTCTTATGGAATTGATAATGACAGTGACGTTCGTGCGACCAATATCAAGATTGGATCACAAGGAACTACGTTTACGCTGCATACGCCTCTAGGATCGAGAGAGGTTACATTGAAGCTGATCGGAAAGTTCTCCGTTTATAATGTGCTCGCAGCAACTTCAGCATGCTTGTTATCTGGATTAGATCTGGATCAAATTCTTACAAGTCTAAAAGAAGTAACAGGCGTTTCTGGCAGATTTGAACCTGTTATAGCAGGTCAAGATTTTACAGTAATTGTAGATTACGCACATACGCCAGATAGTTTAGAGAACGTGTTGCGTACAATTAAAGAATTTGCAACAGGGAAAATAACGGCCATTGTTGGATGTGGTGGTGACCGTGATAAGACGAAACGTCCACTTATGGCAGGAATTGCAGCAAACTTAGCTGATCATGCCATCTTCACAAGTGATAACCCACGAACAGAAGATCCTCTTCAAATCTTAAAAGATATGGAAGAGGGTGTAGATGAAGGGAACTATGTAACTATCCCTGACCGAAAAAAGGCGATCGAACATGCGATTGAACAGGCTAGTGCAAACGATGTTATACTTATAGCCGGAAAAGGTCATGAAACTTATCAAATCATCGGAAAAGATATTTTAGAATTCGATGATAGGATTGTTGCAAAGGAAGCAATTAAGGCGGTGAAAAATAAATGA
- a CDS encoding stage V sporulation protein D, translated as MRVSNVTVRRRLIFVLVFGIAFFFVISVRLGYVQFVLGDMLTDQALDSWSRDIPFEPKRGKILDRNDVVLATNISAPTVFVVPRQIKEPDETADKLAALLNISKTEVYQRLTKKASIVRIDNGGRKISNTKAKEVEALNLPGVFVAEDSKRHYPYGSYLSHVLGFAGIDSQGLTGLELYYDEQLNGEKGHISFFSDARGRRMPSLSDKYEKPKDGYDLRLTTDSRVQTIIERELDIAQATYDPDGAIAIAMNPNTGEILGMSSRPDFDPEEYKRVSPEVYNRNLPVWAQYEPGSTFKIITLAAALEEDKVDLDKDHFHDPGSIEVAGRKLKCWKAGGHGSQTFLEGVQNSCNPGFVILGQRLGKDKLFEYIKDFGFGEKTGVDLAGEGKGILFSLDRVGPLELATTAFGQGVSVTPIQQVAAVSAAVNGGYLYEPYIAKELVDPITGKVVSKQTPKLKRKVISEKTSKEVRRALESVVAQGTGKNAFVDGYRVGGKTGTAQKAEGGVYLKNNHIVSFIGMAPANNPEIVVYVAIDNPKETLQFGGIVAAPIVGNIIEDSLSAMGVKKQKDQIEKEKTWLDAPEVVVPDLVGKQTKELTNLLYNLKIETSGKGNYIVQQAPKAGVKLEAGKTIRLFLGDKKEVED; from the coding sequence GTGCGAGTTTCAAATGTAACTGTACGCAGGCGCTTAATTTTTGTTCTTGTTTTTGGAATAGCTTTCTTTTTTGTCATTTCTGTAAGACTTGGCTATGTTCAATTTGTGCTTGGAGATATGTTAACAGATCAAGCCCTTGATTCTTGGAGCAGAGACATCCCTTTTGAACCTAAAAGAGGAAAAATTCTTGATCGTAATGATGTGGTACTCGCCACAAATATTAGCGCACCGACCGTTTTTGTCGTTCCAAGGCAGATCAAGGAACCTGATGAAACGGCGGACAAGTTGGCTGCTTTGTTAAATATATCAAAAACTGAAGTGTACCAAAGACTCACCAAGAAAGCCTCTATCGTGAGAATCGATAATGGAGGACGAAAGATCAGCAATACGAAGGCAAAAGAAGTTGAAGCGTTGAATCTGCCTGGTGTTTTTGTTGCAGAAGATAGTAAGAGGCATTACCCGTACGGATCTTATCTTTCTCATGTTTTAGGTTTTGCAGGAATTGACAGTCAAGGGCTCACTGGCCTAGAACTATATTATGATGAGCAGTTGAATGGTGAAAAAGGTCATATCTCCTTTTTTTCGGATGCAAGAGGGCGAAGGATGCCATCGTTATCGGACAAGTATGAAAAACCGAAAGATGGCTATGACCTCAGATTAACGACAGATTCACGCGTTCAAACCATTATTGAGAGAGAGCTTGATATCGCCCAAGCGACCTATGACCCTGATGGGGCGATCGCTATAGCGATGAATCCAAATACTGGAGAAATTCTTGGGATGAGCTCACGACCGGATTTTGACCCTGAAGAGTACAAACGTGTTTCACCAGAAGTGTACAATCGAAATCTACCAGTGTGGGCACAATATGAACCAGGTTCTACCTTCAAGATCATCACGCTTGCTGCAGCACTCGAAGAAGATAAAGTTGACTTAGATAAAGATCATTTTCACGATCCAGGGTCGATTGAAGTTGCAGGGAGAAAACTTAAATGCTGGAAAGCAGGAGGGCATGGGAGTCAGACCTTTTTAGAAGGGGTTCAGAACTCTTGTAACCCAGGGTTCGTTATCCTTGGTCAACGATTAGGTAAAGATAAACTCTTTGAATATATTAAAGACTTTGGGTTTGGGGAAAAGACAGGTGTTGATTTGGCTGGGGAAGGTAAAGGGATCTTATTCTCTCTAGATCGTGTTGGACCGCTTGAGCTTGCAACAACCGCATTCGGACAAGGTGTTTCTGTTACTCCGATTCAACAAGTAGCTGCTGTGTCTGCGGCCGTAAATGGAGGCTATCTGTACGAACCATATATAGCTAAAGAATTAGTGGATCCTATCACTGGGAAAGTAGTTAGTAAGCAGACGCCAAAACTTAAAAGAAAAGTGATCTCTGAAAAAACGTCTAAAGAAGTTAGACGCGCATTAGAAAGTGTTGTAGCTCAAGGGACAGGGAAGAATGCATTCGTTGATGGTTACCGGGTCGGTGGTAAAACGGGGACGGCTCAAAAGGCTGAAGGTGGTGTTTATTTAAAGAACAACCATATCGTCTCCTTTATCGGGATGGCTCCTGCTAACAACCCTGAGATTGTTGTGTATGTTGCTATAGATAATCCAAAAGAGACCCTTCAGTTTGGTGGGATTGTGGCAGCGCCGATCGTAGGAAATATTATAGAAGACAGCCTTTCTGCTATGGGCGTTAAAAAGCAAAAAGATCAGATAGAAAAAGAGAAAACATGGCTTGATGCTCCTGAAGTAGTCGTTCCCGATTTAGTTGGAAAACAAACGAAAGAGCTTACGAACCTATTGTATAATCTCAAAATAGAAACATCCGGAAAAGGGAACTACATCGTACAGCAAGCTCCTAAAGCGGGGGTAAAGCTAGAAGCTGGTAAGACAATTCGTTTATTTTTGGGTGACAAAAAAGAAGTGGAAGATTAA